The Plasmodium cynomolgi strain B DNA, chromosome 5, whole genome shotgun sequence genome segment NNNNNNNNNNNNNNNNNNNNNNNNNNNNNNNNNNNNNNNNNNNNNNNNNNNNNNNNNNNNNNNNNNNNNNNNNNNNNNNNNNNNNNNNNNNNNNNNNNNNNNNNNNNNNNNNNNNNNNNNNNNNNNNNNNNNNNNNNNNNNNNNNNNNNNNNNNNNNNNNNNNNNNNNNNNNNNNNNNNNNNNNNNNNNNNNNNNNNNNNNNNNNNNNNNNNNNNNNNNNNNNNNNNNNNNNNNNNNNNNNNNNNNNNNNNNNNNNNNNNNNNNNNNNNNNNNNNNNNNNNNNNNNNNNNNNNNNNNNNNNNNNNNNNNNNNNNNNNNNNNNNNNNNNNNNNNNNNNNNNNNNNNNNNNNNNNNNNNNNNNNNNNNNNNNNNNNNNNNNNNNNNNNNNNNNNNNNNNNNNNNNNNNNNNNNNNNNNNNNNNNNNNNNNNNNNNNNNNNNNNNNNNNNNNNNNNNNNNNNNNNNNNNNNNNNNNNNNNNNNNNNNNNNNNNNNNNNNNNNNNNNNNNNNNNNNNNNNNNNNNNNNNNNNNNNNNNNNNNNNNNNNNNNNNNNNNNNNNNNNNNNNNNNNNNNNNNNNNNNNNNNNNNNNNNNNNNNNNNNNNNNNNNNNNNNNNNNNNNNNNNNNNNNNNNNNNNNNNNNNNNNNNNNNNNNNNNNNNNNNNNNNNNNNNNNNNNNNNNNNNNNNNNNNNNNNNNNNNNNNNNNNNNNNNNNNNNNNNNNNNNNNNNNNNNNNNNNNNNNNNNNNNNNNNNNNNNNNNNNNNNNNNNNNNNNNNNNNNNNNNNNNNNNNNNNNNNNNNNNNNNNNNNNNNNNNNNNNNNNNNNNNNNNNNNNNNNNNNNNNNNNNNNNNNNNNNNNNNNNNNNNNNNNNNNNNNNNNNNNNNNNNNNNNNNNNNNNNNNNNNNNNNNNNNNNNNNNNNNNNNNNNNNNNNNNNNNNNNNNNNNNNNNNNNNNNNNNNNNNNNNNNNNNNNNNNNNNNNNNNNNNNNNNNNNNNNNNNNNNNNNNNNNNNNNNNNNNNNNNNNNNNNNNNNNNNNNNNNNNNNNNNNNNNNNNNNNNNNNNNNNNNNNNNNNNNNNNNNNNNNNNNNNNNNNNNNNNNNNNNNNNNNNNNNNNNNNNNNNNNNNNNNNNNNNNNNNNNNNNNNNNNNNNNNNNNNNNNNNNNNNNNNNNNNNNNNNNNNNNNNNNNNNNNNNNNNNNNNNNNNNNNNNNNNNNNNNNNNNNNNNNNNNNNNNNNNNNNNNNNNNNNNNNNNNNNNNNNNNNNNNNNNNNNNNNNNNNNNNNNNNNNNNNNNNNNNNNNNNNNNNNNNNNNNNNNNNNNNNNNNNNNNNNNNNNNNNNNNNNNNNNNNNNNNNNNNNNNNNNNNNNNNNNNNNNNNNNNNNNNNNNNNNNNNNNNNNNNNNNNNNNNNNNNNNNNNNNNNNNNNNNNNNNNNNNNNNNNNNNNNNNNNNNNNNNNNNNNNNNNNNNNNNNNNNNNNNNNNNNNNNNNNNNNNNNNNNNNNNNNNNNNNNNNNNNNNNNNNNNNNNNNNNNNNNNNNNNNNNNNNNNNNNNTTTTTGTAATATCAGTTATGATGGGAAAGTCGAAGCGGAAGAAATTCATAATAATGAAATGCtcaaaaaagagcaaaataaaaatgagagtGACATAATGTTGGATTAAATGACAAGACATGACATGAATAGAGTCGGACTATGCGAAGTGAAAGCTCTACATCTGCAGAGAATGAACACACATACATGTTTCTCCttagtaattaaaaaaaaaaaagaattaacatAAAGTTAAATTTTACAGTTATGTGAATctgcttttcctttcttgAGGGGTTCACGCagtgggggggaaattcaCTCCGCGAAAGTGGAAAAAGGTTGTCAGTTTTGTGGGGGGTGAGGGAGTTCCCCGTTCGTCTTTCGTGGATCTCCGCTCATCTTTCATGGATCCCCGCTCGTCTTTCATGGATCCCCGCTCGTCTTTCATGGATCCCCGCGCCGATGTGCCCCCCCTCAGTCATACCTTGTATAGTGCAGCGTGTGTATGTTCTGAACGCCGTGGCCAGTGGAATAAATGAAGAGCgcatcctcctcatccaATTTTACAAAGGAGCCTCCGTAGCAACCGTTAAGGTCATAGTTTTGTACTTTTGGTTTGACAACGATGGCGTTATGTTCTGTGTAGTATAGGTAGCACTCATTGAAGTTGTCCTTTTTGACGTAGCTGGTTATGTAGTATCCGCTTAGCTTAGTGATATTTTGAAGGGATTTGTTCTCTTTAATGAGATTATTGACGTCTTTGCATATGAACTTATATTCGTTCGTTGCTTCTGGAGTGCACGTCATATAGTTACCTCCTCGACCCGTGTTGATGGTGCTTATTCGGGAGAAGAAGTAAAAGCCAAACTCGTCGTCAAAAATGAGGGGCCGCAGGTAGAAGTAGgggattccttttttaaactgtTCGTAGTTTATGTGGATTTGGGTGCtacgggggggaagcggtgagtGGGGAAAGAGATGTGTTGAGGGTTGGAAAGGGTTTAGGGCGAGCGGGGAAAGAGATGTGTTGAGGGTTGGAAAGGGTTTAGAGAGCGCGACAAATGTGTTAGTGGAATGGAGGACAAACGTGCCTCTTCCTTTGGGGGGACGCGCAAAAAGggtttccccccctttttttttattctgccCCTTTGGAGCAAACATACCGCCAGGTTGCTCCCTTGTCTTCACTGGCAATACAAGAAATGAAATTATCCTTGTTGGAATCTTGGTACTCGTAGGAATGTATTCcgcaaatgagcaaaaattttttttttgaaatttttagaGGAACTGATGCGTATGAGTCTATGTTTTTGTTGGCAAAGGTTTCACCTATTTGAAGAGACTCCTTTTTGTACGTGGTCCCTGTGACGCTCTTCCAACGTTCACAGGTggctccttcctttttgttcacacTTTTATATCTGCAAATTACAATAATAATTTCATCGTCAAgtacgaaattaaaaacggaTGGAACATGGAACCAGAGTTTATCTTCGAATAGCTTTGCTTGAGTTTCCCATGTActgtttatttgtttctgTATGAGGACATGGATCTCTGTCCTTCCCCTAATAACATGCTGTATGCAGGTTTTGTACAGTTCGTCTTGGAAGAGGAAATAAATCTCGTTGATGCAGTGTATGGGACTTTTTAtggtttttatttcatcGTTCAggatgattatatttttgctttctaTGTTGGTGCTTAGGTAGCACCTTAggacgaagaaaaataaaattgcaattttttggattATCATTTTAGTTTCTTTAGAGGTCACTCAGTTGTGATGTTACTGGAGATTTTTTGCAGCGCTGGGGGAGTTGGCTCGGTTGGGAAGTGAAGCGGAGTGGGGAACTCTGTGTGAGGGGGAagtaaaagggggaaaataagaCTGAAAAGACGCAGCGGGTAGGTCGAACTGAATACCCACGAGACTTAAACAAGcgttgcgtttttttttttcagtagaCTTGGGTGAAAAGAGCGTGAAACTTTTGCGCGTTGGGGAAAATGGCGGAGGAACCCCTAGAGCAAGTCAAAGGGGGCTCTAGTTGAGAGAAAatataagggaaaaaacgtcgagaaaaaaattaattaaaaaaaataaagtaaa includes the following:
- a CDS encoding hypothetical protein (putative), whose protein sequence is MIIQKIAILFFFVLRCYLSTNIESKNIIILNDEIKTIKSPIHCINEIYFLFQDELYKTCIQHVIRGRTEIHVLIQKQINSTWETQAKLFEDKLWFHVPSVFNFVLDDEIIIVICRYKSVNKKEGATCERWKSVTGTTYKKESLQIGETFANKNIDSYASVPLKISKKKFLLICGIHSYEYQDSNKDNFISCIASEDKGATWRTQIHINYEQFKKGIPYFYLRPLIFDDEFGFYFFSRISTINTGRGGNYMTCTPEATNEYKFICKDVNNLIKENKSLQNITKLSGYYITSYVKKDNFNECYLYYTEHNAIVVKPKVQNYDLNGCYGGSFVKLDEEDALFIYSTGHGVQNIHTLHYTRYD